A single window of Sphingobacteriales bacterium DNA harbors:
- the rnc gene encoding ribonuclease III, translating into MFDFLKNIIFRSAKKDIQQKSVAYKHGALYQRVGYFPKEELIYIKALTHSSYNKKTYEKNERLEFLGDAVLNFVIAEILYEKFEYKNEGQLTRLRSNIVSRKYLNEIGFNLDLHVYLKHKLHPQFYKTSPDIVGNTFEALIGAYYVDLGIATVKEIIYKLLIEHINFDELIAQAKDKKSYLFEWSQVEKKTIRFEHTSADNVPHAFHVKIYINDDYIADGYGKTKKEAELEACTNACSILDV; encoded by the coding sequence ATGTTTGATTTTCTTAAAAATATAATCTTCAGAAGTGCAAAGAAAGATATACAACAGAAGTCTGTAGCATATAAACATGGTGCATTGTATCAGCGTGTTGGCTATTTTCCAAAAGAAGAATTAATTTATATTAAAGCATTGACGCATTCATCGTATAATAAAAAAACATACGAAAAAAATGAAAGACTAGAATTTTTAGGTGATGCCGTTTTGAATTTTGTGATAGCTGAAATATTATATGAGAAATTTGAATATAAAAACGAAGGACAATTAACTAGGTTAAGATCTAATATTGTAAGTAGAAAATATTTGAATGAAATTGGATTCAACTTAGACTTGCATGTATATCTTAAGCATAAATTACATCCACAGTTTTATAAAACATCACCAGATATTGTTGGCAATACATTTGAAGCATTGATTGGTGCCTATTATGTAGATTTAGGTATTGCCACAGTAAAAGAGATAATATACAAATTATTGATAGAACATATAAACTTTGATGAGTTAATAGCTCAAGCAAAAGACAAAAAAAGTTATTTGTTTGAGTGGTCGCAAGTAGAGAAAAAAACAATAAGATTTGAGCATACATCAGCAGACAATGTGCCTCATGCATTCCATGTTAAAATATATATTAATGATGATTATATTGCTGATGGATATGGGAAAACTAAAAAAGAAGCAGAGCTAGAAGCTTGTACCAATGCCTGTTCTATTCTTGATGTTTAG
- a CDS encoding sensor histidine kinase — protein MRKSPSLSFIAFITSLAVAILSTAFFIIIHFIFLLNTPFEIIISFFVAILFASFILIRYVLKRFIYNKIGIIYKTIGKPLKFEKELKASKDNILRTVERDVAEWAINKNKQIRELRKLEQYRKEFVGNVSHELKTPIFNAQGYIETLLDSDLDDATFIKSYLEKAASNIDRLETIVSDLLEISKFETGRIQLEKTAFDIVKLLKRVMYHYQIMAQEYNVHVKIHANENEYFVFADENRILQVLENLISNGIKYNIDGGKVDIRLYDIDEQYIVEISDSGTGIEEEKLPRIFERFYRADKSRSRKVGGTGLGLSIVKNIIEAHEETINVSSSLGKGTTFSFTLHKFIED, from the coding sequence ATGAGGAAAAGTCCTTCCTTAAGTTTTATAGCATTTATTACAAGCTTGGCAGTAGCAATTTTATCTACTGCCTTTTTTATAATTATACATTTCATTTTCTTACTCAACACGCCTTTTGAAATTATTATCTCATTTTTTGTTGCCATACTTTTTGCAAGTTTTATTTTAATACGATATGTATTAAAAAGATTTATATATAATAAGATTGGAATAATATATAAAACAATTGGTAAACCATTAAAGTTTGAAAAAGAATTAAAAGCATCAAAAGATAATATCTTAAGAACAGTAGAACGTGATGTTGCAGAATGGGCTATCAATAAAAATAAACAGATAAGAGAACTACGAAAACTTGAACAGTATAGAAAAGAATTTGTAGGCAACGTATCACATGAGCTAAAAACACCAATTTTTAATGCACAAGGCTATATTGAAACACTTTTAGATTCAGATCTTGATGATGCTACATTTATTAAATCATACCTAGAAAAGGCTGCATCAAACATTGACAGATTAGAAACGATTGTAAGTGATCTGTTAGAAATATCGAAATTTGAAACAGGAAGAATACAACTTGAAAAAACTGCTTTTGATATTGTAAAATTACTCAAGAGAGTAATGTATCATTATCAAATTATGGCACAAGAATATAATGTACATGTAAAAATTCATGCAAATGAGAACGAATATTTTGTATTTGCTGATGAAAATAGAATTTTACAAGTATTAGAAAATTTAATATCAAACGGAATAAAATATAATATAGATGGTGGAAAAGTAGATATTAGACTATACGATATTGACGAACAATATATTGTTGAAATATCTGACAGTGGAACAGGCATAGAAGAAGAAAAGCTTCCAAGAATTTTTGAACGTTTTTATAGAGCAGACAAAAGTAGAAGTAGAAAAGTAGGTGGAACAGGATTAGGACTTTCTATTGTAAAGAATATTATTGAAGCACACGAAGAAACCATCAATGTAAGTAGTAGCTTAGGCAAAGGAACTACTTTCAGCTTTACACTTCACAAATTTATAGAAGACTAA
- a CDS encoding response regulator transcription factor, which produces MSTNEKEFKVLVVDDEQDILEFLSYNLEKDGFEVLTAENGRQAVEIAKKEEPDIILLDVMMPDMDGIEACRTLRELPQFENTIIAFLTARTEDYSQIAGFETGADDYISKPIKPRVLISRLRALLRRYESKEAKASTLEVGNLKIDRERYLITFNGEEMAVPRKEFELLYLLASKPGKVFKRDEILNEIWGRDIIVGDRTIDVHIRKLREKLGEDLIKTVKGIGYKFEEI; this is translated from the coding sequence ATGAGTACAAATGAAAAAGAATTTAAAGTGTTGGTAGTTGATGACGAGCAAGACATTTTAGAGTTTCTAAGCTATAACTTAGAGAAAGACGGATTTGAAGTGTTAACAGCAGAAAATGGTAGGCAAGCTGTTGAAATAGCAAAGAAAGAAGAACCAGATATTATTCTATTGGACGTGATGATGCCTGATATGGATGGTATTGAAGCATGTAGAACACTAAGAGAATTACCACAATTTGAAAATACAATTATTGCATTTTTAACAGCAAGAACTGAAGATTATTCTCAAATAGCTGGATTTGAAACTGGTGCTGATGACTATATTAGCAAACCAATTAAACCACGTGTATTAATAAGCAGGCTAAGAGCATTGCTTAGAAGATATGAAAGTAAAGAAGCAAAAGCTTCTACATTAGAAGTTGGAAATCTTAAAATAGATAGAGAACGTTACCTAATTACTTTCAATGGTGAAGAAATGGCTGTTCCAAGAAAAGAATTTGAATTACTTTATTTACTTGCATCTAAACCAGGAAAAGTATTTAAACGTGATGAAATTTTGAATGAAATTTGGGGAAGAGATATCATAGTTGGTGATAGAACAATTGATGTTCATATCAGAAAATTAAGAGAAAAGTTAGGAGAAGATTTAATCAAAACAGTAAAAGGTATAGGATATAAATTTGAAGAAATATGA
- the rfbA gene encoding glucose-1-phosphate thymidylyltransferase RfbA, with the protein MKGIILAGGSGTRLYPITYAISKQIMPIYDKPMIYYPLSVLMQANINEILIISTPHDMPNFQRLLGNGEIYGCKFSYAIQEVPNGLAQAFVIGKEFIGNDKVALILGDNIFYGSGLEDLLMKNNDPDGGVIYAYHVSDPERYGVVEFDNTFNAVSIEEKPLQPKSNYAVPGLYFYDNSVIEIAENLQPSPRGEYEITDVNKEYLKQGKLKVGILDRGTAWLDTGTFDSLMQASQFVQVIEQRQGLKVGCIEEIAFRKGFIDKAQLQKIAEPLLKSGYGQYLIELLK; encoded by the coding sequence ATGAAAGGAATAATTTTAGCAGGTGGCTCAGGCACAAGATTGTATCCAATTACTTATGCAATCAGCAAACAAATCATGCCTATTTACGATAAACCAATGATTTATTACCCACTTTCTGTACTAATGCAAGCCAATATCAATGAAATTTTAATTATATCTACACCACATGATATGCCAAATTTCCAAAGATTGTTGGGCAACGGAGAAATTTATGGTTGCAAGTTTAGCTATGCAATACAAGAAGTGCCTAATGGACTTGCACAAGCATTTGTGATTGGAAAAGAATTTATTGGTAATGATAAGGTAGCTTTAATTTTGGGTGATAATATTTTCTATGGCTCAGGATTAGAAGACTTATTAATGAAAAATAATGATCCTGATGGTGGCGTTATTTATGCTTATCATGTTTCAGATCCAGAAAGATATGGTGTTGTAGAATTTGATAATACATTTAATGCCGTGTCTATTGAAGAAAAACCATTGCAACCTAAGTCAAACTACGCTGTCCCTGGTTTGTATTTTTATGATAATTCTGTAATTGAAATTGCAGAAAACTTACAACCATCACCACGTGGCGAATACGAAATTACTGACGTAAATAAAGAATATTTAAAACAAGGCAAACTAAAAGTTGGAATTTTAGATAGAGGCACAGCTTGGTTAGACACAGGCACTTTTGATTCATTGATGCAGGCATCACAGTTTGTGCAAGTAATAGAACAAAGACAAGGCTTAAAAGTAGGTTGTATAGAAGAAATTGCATTCAGAAAAGGATTTATAGATAAAGCACAATTGCAGAAAATAGCAGAACCATTATTAAAAAGTGGATATGGACAATATCTAATTGAACTGCTAAAATAA
- a CDS encoding aminotransferase class I/II-fold pyridoxal phosphate-dependent enzyme — translation MHQSFETICIKDEPIENHASHALPIYATSTFVYDDIDSALDYFKGKSDKHAYSRLSNPTTETVAKKIARLEGFDEKNPIETYGVLFGSGMAAISTAVLAVVKSGDTIITTNNIYGTSNELLTSLCQEYQIQTVYIDLNNTVALEDFIKNNNNVSAIYIETPTNPTLDCYDLENIASIAQKYNVKTIVDNTFATPYIQRPIHLGIDIVIHSGTKFLNGHGTGISGAAVTASNEIYQKINRYKKILGGICSPFEAYLLNNGIKTLPIRMQKHQENAMALAQFLNTQSRIKKTNYLGLESHKSHAIAKKQMLGFGGMLSFEIDGNFDDAIQFMKKIKYCTITATLGTADTLITHPASTSHSNMPIEQRIAAGITDGLIRVSVGLEHINDVKIDIENALK, via the coding sequence ATGCACCAAAGTTTTGAGACGATATGTATTAAAGATGAGCCAATAGAAAACCATGCATCACATGCATTGCCTATCTACGCTACATCTACATTTGTGTACGATGATATTGATAGTGCATTAGATTATTTTAAAGGAAAATCGGACAAACATGCTTACTCAAGATTGAGTAATCCTACTACAGAAACTGTAGCCAAAAAGATAGCTAGATTAGAAGGTTTTGATGAGAAAAATCCAATAGAAACATATGGTGTATTATTTGGCTCAGGTATGGCTGCAATTAGTACAGCAGTACTAGCTGTAGTAAAGTCTGGCGATACCATAATTACAACAAATAATATATATGGCACAAGTAATGAGCTGCTAACAAGTTTATGCCAAGAATATCAAATTCAGACAGTATATATAGACTTAAATAATACAGTAGCGTTAGAAGATTTTATTAAAAACAATAACAATGTAAGTGCTATCTATATTGAAACACCAACAAATCCAACATTAGATTGTTATGATTTAGAAAATATTGCTTCAATTGCTCAAAAGTATAATGTAAAGACAATTGTAGATAACACATTTGCCACACCATATATTCAACGACCAATTCATTTAGGAATTGATATTGTTATACATTCAGGCACAAAGTTTTTAAATGGTCATGGTACAGGCATTTCAGGTGCCGCAGTTACAGCATCTAATGAAATATATCAAAAAATAAATAGATACAAAAAAATATTAGGTGGAATATGCTCACCATTTGAAGCATATTTATTAAACAATGGCATAAAAACATTACCAATAAGAATGCAGAAACATCAAGAGAATGCAATGGCACTAGCTCAATTTTTAAATACACAAAGCAGAATTAAAAAGACGAACTACTTAGGATTAGAATCACACAAAAGTCATGCTATTGCAAAAAAGCAAATGCTAGGATTTGGTGGAATGTTGAGCTTTGAAATTGATGGAAATTTTGATGATGCAATTCAATTTATGAAGAAAATTAAATATTGCACAATTACAGCAACATTAGGCACAGCAGACACGTTAATCACACATCCAGCGAGTACAAGCCACAGCAATATGCCAATAGAACAAAGAATAGCTGCAGGCATTACTGATGGTTTAATTCGAGTTTCTGTAGGATTAGAACATATAAATGATGTAAAAATTGATATCGAAAATGCTTTAAAATAA
- a CDS encoding DUF47 domain-containing protein: MALSFLKFFQPKDKVFFNLFEQAVDIMAKTSEVFIEAMKATDAKRFELLAQTSGLEHQADNVTHNIYVELNKNFITPFDREDIHELASAFDDVVDYIDEIGHKMKNYEFGEFNDFVYRMAELNHESIKELKNAIYGLRDIKNLKSVNDSCLKVHSYESKVDLLYSEAMGDLIRNNKDNPVRIIVMKDLYEDLELISDKCQDVSNVVESIVIKYS; this comes from the coding sequence ATGGCATTATCATTTTTAAAATTTTTCCAACCAAAAGACAAAGTATTTTTCAATTTGTTTGAACAAGCAGTTGATATCATGGCAAAAACCAGCGAAGTATTCATCGAAGCAATGAAGGCTACAGATGCTAAAAGATTTGAATTATTGGCGCAAACAAGCGGTTTAGAACATCAAGCAGACAATGTAACACACAATATCTATGTAGAATTAAACAAAAATTTTATCACACCATTTGATAGAGAAGATATACATGAGCTAGCATCAGCATTTGATGATGTTGTTGATTACATAGATGAGATTGGACACAAAATGAAAAACTACGAATTCGGAGAATTTAATGACTTTGTGTACAGAATGGCAGAACTTAACCACGAATCAATAAAAGAATTAAAAAATGCAATTTATGGTTTAAGAGACATCAAAAATCTAAAATCAGTAAATGATTCTTGCTTAAAAGTACATAGCTACGAATCAAAAGTAGATTTATTGTATAGCGAAGCAATGGGCGATTTAATTAGAAATAATAAAGACAATCCAGTGAGAATTATCGTGATGAAGGACTTATATGAAGATTTAGAACTAATATCAGATAAATGTCAAGATGTATCAAACGTTGTTGAGTCTATTGTAATAAAATATTCATAA
- a CDS encoding SoxR reducing system RseC family protein, with translation MEFVIIVIALALIFDYINGFHDAANSIATIVSTKVLTPFQAVLWAAFFNFVAFLIFKDHAVANTIGKTVNESFITLPVIFSGLVAAIIWNLLTWWYGIPSSSSHTLIGGFAGAAIAHAFLVNGMMPVADIIDSEKVLKTVAFIFLAPLIGMIISMFFTLIMMNNNTWIKCAVLSLTAVAIWFMFIRFQEKKIDANIDKFFRIEKYQKDLKDPSKKDEYPKIEEKLAKAKENATTSYPFISQYESKGGEKIAAEIASKHRFECGNHIKN, from the coding sequence ATGGAATTTGTAATAATCGTCATAGCTTTAGCACTCATTTTTGATTATATCAATGGTTTTCACGATGCAGCAAACTCAATAGCTACAATAGTTTCTACAAAAGTGTTAACACCATTTCAAGCAGTGTTGTGGGCAGCATTTTTCAACTTTGTAGCCTTTTTAATTTTCAAAGACCATGCAGTTGCCAATACAATAGGCAAAACAGTAAACGAAAGTTTTATAACACTTCCTGTAATTTTTTCTGGGCTAGTAGCTGCAATTATTTGGAACTTGTTGACTTGGTGGTATGGCATTCCATCATCATCATCACATACACTTATTGGTGGCTTTGCTGGTGCAGCTATTGCACACGCATTTTTAGTAAACGGAATGATGCCTGTGGCAGATATTATTGATAGTGAAAAAGTATTGAAAACAGTTGCTTTTATCTTTTTAGCACCACTAATAGGTATGATCATTTCTATGTTTTTTACGCTAATAATGATGAACAACAATACATGGATAAAATGCGCAGTACTGTCACTTACAGCAGTTGCAATTTGGTTTATGTTTATCAGATTTCAAGAAAAAAAGATTGATGCAAATATTGATAAATTCTTTAGAATTGAAAAATATCAAAAAGACCTAAAAGACCCATCTAAAAAAGATGAATATCCAAAAATAGAAGAAAAACTAGCTAAAGCAAAAGAGAACGCAACAACATCATATCCATTCATTTCACAGTACGAAAGTAAAGGTGGAGAAAAAATTGCAGCAGAAATAGCCAGCAAACATAGATTTGAATGCGGTAACCACATCAAGAATTGA
- a CDS encoding inorganic phosphate transporter, protein MHQELGMHEMAEKMYASGLIQPNKHDDFVKTVEIDIQKDLAKEMDKSNNRIIRFGLIAMLALIIISFIYNEKIKEPSAARTANNFKQLQLLSSAAFSIGHGGNDAQKVMGIIAAALIANGNIADIKNMPDWVPLSCYLAIGLGTLSGGWKIVKTMGSKITKVTPLEGVCAETAGATTLFLTEQMGIPVSTTHTITGAIIGVGATKRLSAVRWGVTINLLWAWILTIPVSATLAAFTYWVVQFFIK, encoded by the coding sequence ATGCATCAAGAACTAGGCATGCACGAAATGGCAGAGAAAATGTATGCTTCAGGTTTAATTCAACCTAATAAACATGATGATTTTGTAAAAACAGTTGAGATAGATATACAAAAAGACTTAGCAAAAGAAATGGATAAATCAAACAATAGAATTATTCGTTTTGGATTAATTGCTATGTTAGCTTTAATCATTATATCATTTATTTATAATGAAAAAATTAAAGAACCAAGTGCGGCACGTACAGCCAACAATTTTAAACAACTACAATTGTTGTCTTCAGCAGCATTTAGTATTGGGCATGGTGGTAATGATGCACAAAAAGTAATGGGTATTATTGCAGCAGCACTTATAGCCAATGGCAACATTGCTGATATAAAAAATATGCCAGATTGGGTACCATTGTCTTGTTATTTAGCAATTGGCTTAGGTACATTGAGTGGTGGTTGGAAAATTGTAAAAACAATGGGTTCAAAGATTACGAAAGTTACACCATTAGAAGGCGTTTGCGCAGAAACTGCTGGCGCAACAACATTGTTCTTAACAGAGCAAATGGGAATTCCAGTTTCTACAACACATACAATTACTGGTGCAATTATTGGTGTTGGTGCAACAAAAAGATTAAGTGCAGTACGTTGGGGCGTTACCATCAATTTACTTTGGGCATGGATACTAACCATTCCAGTTAGTGCAACTCTAGCAGCATTTACGTATTGGGTAGTACAATTTTTTATAAAATAG
- a CDS encoding cellulase family glycosylhydrolase, protein MKNLFYYLILMVGLCSCIPTGGGTPTPIVNNPTITVKGKHIIAPCGDTIIPKGVNYAVYGWGWNASENLFPEIAKSGANTVRIVWYANNNAPIYSNLALLDSALSRCIQNKMIPILELHDQTCSNSVESIITTCNWFTQANVKAILLKHKKWLMINPVNEAGYVKWYNNDENRFKTMYETIINNLRNAGLDMPLVLDASDCGQHINLWKSIGASLQNTDPKHNLIFSAHTYWSAYAPTASAITTLLNDAATWNIPILLGEISNRQDDNAGNCTLNLDIVTTMQAAHTNGIGYLAWIWIQDNCGARQMTTNGNYNTLTAYGNTIVNTANTGIKFAKKPKCW, encoded by the coding sequence ATGAAAAATCTATTTTATTATTTAATCTTAATGGTAGGTCTTTGTTCTTGCATTCCTACTGGCGGTGGTACACCAACACCTATTGTAAATAATCCAACAATTACAGTAAAAGGTAAACACATTATTGCACCTTGTGGAGATACAATTATTCCAAAAGGAGTTAACTATGCCGTTTACGGTTGGGGCTGGAATGCTTCAGAAAATCTATTTCCCGAAATAGCAAAGTCTGGTGCCAATACAGTACGCATTGTATGGTATGCCAATAACAATGCACCTATATATAGCAATCTAGCCTTATTAGATTCTGCATTGTCTCGTTGTATCCAAAATAAAATGATACCTATCTTAGAACTACACGACCAAACTTGTTCTAATAGTGTAGAGTCTATTATTACTACTTGCAATTGGTTTACACAAGCTAACGTAAAAGCAATTTTATTAAAACACAAAAAGTGGTTAATGATAAATCCTGTGAACGAAGCTGGCTATGTGAAATGGTATAACAACGATGAAAATAGATTTAAAACAATGTATGAAACCATCATTAATAATCTTCGTAATGCTGGTTTAGATATGCCATTAGTGTTAGATGCTTCTGATTGCGGACAACATATCAATTTGTGGAAAAGTATTGGTGCAAGTTTGCAGAATACAGACCCAAAACACAACCTAATATTTTCAGCACATACTTATTGGTCTGCATATGCACCAACGGCATCTGCAATCACTACACTTTTAAACGATGCTGCTACTTGGAATATTCCCATTTTGTTAGGTGAAATTTCCAATAGACAAGATGACAATGCAGGCAACTGTACTTTAAACTTAGATATAGTAACAACTATGCAAGCAGCACATACTAATGGCATTGGATACTTAGCTTGGATTTGGATACAAGACAATTGTGGTGCAAGACAAATGACCACCAATGGTAATTACAATACGCTTACAGCATACGGAAATACAATAGTAAATACAGCTAATACAGGAATAAAGTTTGCCAAAAAACCAAAATGCTGGTAA
- the nadC gene encoding carboxylating nicotinate-nucleotide diphosphorylase — MIDTQELDQFITLALHEDIRTGDYSSLASIDTNATGKAKLLVKDEGILCGIDVAKAIIQKVDSNLEMEQLLNEGDTIKHGDIAFYLHGNAIAILSAERLILNCMQRMSGIATQTKKYADAIKHTTCKVIDTRKTTPNMRFLEKYAVTVGGGANHRFGLYDMVMLKDNHIDFCGGITKAIQKTKDYLAANNLNLKIEVETRNLKDVEEVLQCGGINRIMLDNYTPQLCIEAVKLINNQYETEASGGITLETIASYAETGVNFISVGALTHSVRSLDLSLKATIK, encoded by the coding sequence ATGATAGATACACAAGAACTAGACCAATTTATAACATTAGCATTGCATGAAGACATTAGAACAGGAGATTATTCTTCATTAGCATCTATAGATACAAATGCAACAGGAAAAGCAAAGTTATTAGTAAAAGACGAAGGAATATTGTGTGGTATAGATGTTGCAAAAGCAATTATACAAAAAGTAGATAGTAATCTAGAAATGGAACAACTTCTCAATGAAGGTGACACAATTAAACATGGTGATATTGCCTTTTATTTACATGGAAATGCCATTGCAATACTATCAGCAGAACGACTAATACTAAACTGCATGCAACGCATGAGTGGCATTGCTACACAAACTAAAAAATATGCAGATGCTATTAAACATACAACATGTAAAGTAATAGACACAAGAAAAACAACACCTAATATGCGTTTTTTAGAAAAGTATGCAGTAACAGTTGGTGGTGGCGCAAACCATAGATTTGGATTGTATGATATGGTAATGCTTAAAGACAATCACATAGATTTTTGTGGCGGAATTACTAAAGCAATACAAAAAACAAAAGATTATTTAGCAGCAAATAATCTGAATCTAAAAATTGAAGTAGAAACACGCAACCTAAAAGATGTAGAAGAAGTATTGCAATGTGGCGGAATCAATAGAATTATGTTAGATAACTATACACCACAACTTTGTATAGAAGCAGTAAAACTAATCAACAATCAATATGAAACAGAAGCAAGTGGTGGCATTACACTAGAAACAATAGCATCATATGCAGAAACTGGCGTAAATTTTATCTCAGTAGGTGCACTTACTCATTCTGTACGCAGCTTAGATTTGAGTTTGAAGGCAACTATAAAATAA
- a CDS encoding peptidylprolyl isomerase, with product MLLVQKDMVVSVHYELQVEHDGQMNVADKSQDKPLVFLHGAGMLLPEFEQNLLGKTVGDSVSFVIGAANGYGLFDEKNIVNIPIDSFKDEQGNIDTNTIKVGNILPMMDNEGNQFQGIVCDVNDEHVIMDFNHPLAGKDLNFTVSVVDVRPATAEELAHGHVHGDGGHHH from the coding sequence ATGTTATTAGTACAAAAAGACATGGTAGTGAGTGTGCACTACGAGCTTCAAGTGGAGCATGATGGACAAATGAATGTTGCTGACAAATCTCAGGATAAGCCACTTGTGTTTTTACATGGTGCAGGAATGTTATTGCCAGAGTTTGAACAAAATTTATTGGGCAAAACAGTAGGTGATAGTGTGTCTTTTGTAATTGGCGCAGCCAATGGTTATGGTTTGTTTGATGAAAAGAACATAGTAAATATTCCTATAGATTCATTTAAAGATGAGCAAGGCAATATAGATACAAATACTATTAAAGTTGGAAATATTTTACCAATGATGGACAATGAAGGCAATCAATTTCAAGGTATTGTTTGCGATGTAAATGATGAGCATGTTATCATGGATTTTAATCATCCATTAGCTGGAAAAGATTTAAACTTTACAGTTTCTGTAGTTGATGTAAGACCAGCAACTGCTGAAGAATTAGCACATGGTCATGTGCATGGTGATGGTGGACATCATCATTAA
- the tsaE gene encoding tRNA (adenosine(37)-N6)-threonylcarbamoyltransferase complex ATPase subunit type 1 TsaE has translation MMQFNIQSIEHLDAVSNYIVSNMKNYKTFCFFGNLGAGKTTLINNICQKLQITDEVSSPTFSIIQEYKYGKDIVCHIDLYRVNAIEEAIDIGIEDYLYHHICFVEWADNFIELMPLPYVNIQITQIDDKRIIDINVVN, from the coding sequence ATGATGCAGTTTAATATCCAATCTATTGAGCATCTAGATGCAGTATCAAATTATATTGTATCTAATATGAAAAATTATAAAACTTTTTGTTTTTTTGGAAACTTAGGTGCTGGGAAAACAACATTGATAAATAATATTTGTCAAAAACTACAAATTACTGATGAAGTATCTTCACCTACATTTTCAATAATTCAAGAATACAAATATGGAAAAGATATTGTTTGTCATATAGATTTGTATAGAGTAAATGCTATAGAAGAAGCAATAGATATTGGCATCGAAGATTATTTATACCATCATATTTGTTTTGTAGAATGGGCAGATAATTTTATAGAATTAATGCCATTACCTTATGTGAATATTCAGATAACACAAATAGATGATAAAAGAATAATTGACATAAATGTTGTAAATTAG